The proteins below come from a single Agromyces flavus genomic window:
- a CDS encoding LytR/AlgR family response regulator transcription factor has product MISVLIADDEQPAVDELAFLLGQDPRIGTIHRATSGSEAIRILTREPVDAAFLDIHMPGLSGFDLARALQRFEHRPAFVFVTADEEGALEAFDLAAVDYLLKPVRTERLQRSVTRVCEAIRQAQPGATDAATSRPEMIAVTLGGTTRMIRRDDVRYVQAQGDYARLHTDEASYLVRVPMSDLERQWADAGFVRVHRSYLVALPHVTRVRLGADRPTLVVGQAELPVSRRLLPALRDRLEQATPRARS; this is encoded by the coding sequence GTGATCTCGGTCCTCATCGCCGACGACGAGCAGCCCGCGGTGGACGAGCTCGCGTTCCTGCTCGGCCAGGACCCGCGGATCGGCACCATCCATCGCGCGACCTCCGGCTCGGAGGCGATCCGCATCCTCACGCGCGAGCCCGTCGACGCGGCGTTCCTCGACATCCACATGCCCGGCTTGTCGGGGTTCGACCTGGCCCGCGCGCTGCAGCGCTTCGAGCATCGACCCGCGTTCGTGTTCGTCACCGCCGACGAGGAGGGCGCGCTCGAGGCGTTCGACCTCGCCGCGGTCGACTACCTGCTGAAGCCCGTGCGCACCGAGCGGCTGCAGCGCTCGGTCACGCGCGTCTGCGAGGCGATCCGGCAGGCCCAGCCGGGGGCGACGGATGCCGCGACGTCCCGCCCCGAGATGATCGCCGTGACACTCGGCGGGACCACCCGCATGATCCGCCGCGACGACGTCCGGTACGTGCAGGCGCAGGGCGACTACGCGCGCCTGCACACCGACGAGGCGAGCTACCTCGTGCGCGTGCCGATGTCCGACCTCGAGCGCCAGTGGGCCGATGCGGGGTTCGTGCGCGTGCACCGCTCGTACCTCGTCGCGCTGCCGCACGTGACACGGGTGCGCCTCGGCGCCGACCGGCCCACGCTCGTCGTCGGCCAGGCCGAGCTGCCCGTGAGCCGCCGGCTGCTGCCGGCGCTGCGCGATCGGCTCGAGCAGGCGACCCCGCGGGCCCGCTCGTGA
- a CDS encoding sensor histidine kinase — translation MPESTLLAAAAGVVAGALAVGLVVLLRRLVVQSRELGTDAEQATYQTLHLASRAAKHLSGDMTETDAARAAKQLRAMLGADTLALVMAGGPVAVDGDETLVSAAERLADEAVASGRAQVERRVPAPWGETDAVAAPIRAGDEVVGAVVAFAPRVRAGLVRATGEVAEWVAAQVELGELDASRAALAELEVRALRAQISPHFIYNSLNAIASFINTDPAKARELVLEFADFTRYSFRRHGDFTTVAEELRSIDSYLKLERARFGDRLKVTLQIAPEVLSTVIPFLSIQPLVENAVRHGLEAKEGGGRITITAEDRGADAEITVEDDGVGIDPAVAAEVLAGGTPGEHVGLRNVDARLRQVYGDEHGLVVETNVGAGTLVRMRVPKSQPGRSAASVDLGARGEADGRLVP, via the coding sequence ATGCCCGAGTCGACGCTGCTCGCCGCCGCTGCCGGCGTCGTGGCGGGCGCGCTCGCGGTGGGTCTCGTCGTGCTGCTGCGCCGGCTCGTGGTGCAGTCGCGCGAGCTCGGCACGGATGCCGAACAGGCCACCTACCAGACCCTGCACCTGGCCTCGCGCGCGGCGAAGCACCTGAGCGGCGACATGACCGAGACGGATGCCGCGCGCGCCGCGAAGCAGCTGAGGGCGATGCTCGGCGCCGACACGCTCGCCCTCGTGATGGCGGGCGGACCCGTGGCGGTCGACGGCGACGAGACGCTGGTCTCCGCGGCCGAGCGGCTCGCCGACGAGGCGGTCGCGTCGGGCCGCGCGCAGGTCGAGCGGCGCGTGCCCGCGCCGTGGGGCGAGACGGATGCCGTGGCCGCGCCGATCCGCGCCGGCGACGAGGTCGTGGGGGCCGTCGTGGCCTTCGCGCCTCGGGTGCGCGCGGGGCTGGTCCGCGCCACGGGCGAGGTCGCGGAGTGGGTCGCGGCGCAGGTCGAACTCGGCGAGCTCGACGCGTCCCGCGCCGCGCTCGCCGAGCTCGAGGTTCGCGCGCTGCGGGCGCAGATCAGCCCCCACTTCATCTACAACTCGCTCAATGCCATCGCGTCGTTCATCAACACCGACCCGGCGAAGGCGCGCGAGCTCGTGCTCGAGTTCGCCGACTTCACGCGGTACTCGTTCCGCCGGCACGGCGACTTCACGACGGTGGCCGAGGAGCTGCGTTCGATCGACTCCTACCTCAAGCTCGAGCGCGCGCGGTTCGGCGACCGGCTGAAGGTCACGCTCCAGATCGCGCCCGAGGTGCTGTCGACGGTGATCCCGTTCCTGTCGATCCAGCCGCTCGTCGAGAACGCCGTGCGCCACGGGCTCGAGGCCAAGGAAGGCGGCGGCCGCATCACCATCACGGCCGAGGACCGCGGTGCCGACGCCGAGATCACGGTCGAGGACGACGGCGTCGGCATCGACCCCGCGGTCGCGGCCGAGGTGCTCGCCGGCGGCACGCCGGGCGAGCACGTGGGCCTCCGCAACGTCGACGCGCGACTCCGGCAGGTGTACGGCGACGAGCACGGACTCGTCGTCGAGACGAACGTCGGGGCCGGCACGCTGGTGCGGATGCGCGTGCCGAAGTCCCAGCCCGGCCGGAGCGCGGCATCCGTCGACCTCGGTGCCCGTGGCGAGGCGGATGGGAGACTGGTGCCGTGA
- a CDS encoding DUF485 domain-containing protein has translation MGNDALSGEVDLSHVDYPAVQQSPEFQKLRRTHRSFVFPVLAVCLAWYFVYVLLASYAHDFMSTRVFGSINVAMLLGLAQVVTTFAVTMWYVRFAGKHFDPQAERIRDEIETGVFAERSAAAASGEGVTR, from the coding sequence ATGGGCAACGACGCCCTGAGCGGCGAAGTCGACCTGAGCCACGTCGACTATCCCGCAGTGCAGCAATCGCCAGAATTCCAGAAGCTCCGAAGGACGCACCGGAGCTTCGTCTTCCCCGTGCTCGCCGTCTGCCTGGCGTGGTACTTCGTGTACGTGCTGCTGGCCAGCTACGCGCACGACTTCATGTCGACGCGCGTGTTCGGCAGCATCAACGTCGCCATGCTCCTCGGCCTCGCGCAGGTCGTCACGACGTTCGCCGTGACCATGTGGTACGTACGGTTCGCCGGCAAGCACTTCGACCCGCAGGCCGAGCGGATCCGCGACGAGATCGAGACCGGCGTCTTCGCCGAGCGCTCGGCGGCCGCGGCGTCCGGTGAGGGGGTGACCCGCTGA
- a CDS encoding solute symporter family protein, whose translation MVHLEAATTSPGEPWLNIAIFGAFVAITMVIVFRASRNNKTAADYYAAGRSFTGSQNGSAIAGDYLSAASFLGIVGAIAMTGYDGFLYSIGFLVAWLVALLLVAELLRNTGKYTMADVLSFRLKQRPVRIAAATTTLVVCFFYLLAQMAGAGGLVSLLLGIRDQVGQAVVITVVGALMILYVLVGGMKGTTWVQIIKAVLLIAGAGVMTVWVLALNGFDFSALLDRAVEVAGNPAILEPGLKYGVSDVSKIDFISLGLALVLGTAALPHVLMRFYTVPTAKEARKSVVWAIWLIGIFYVFTLVLGYGAAALVGPEVIAAAPGGPNSAAPLLAFALGGPLLLGVISAVAFATILAVVAGLTITAAASFAHDIYASVVKKGKPEPGAEVKVARRTVVIIGIVAILGGIGANGQNIAFLVALAFAVAASANLPTIVYSLFWKGFTTRGALWSMYGGLISAIVLIAFSPVVSGSETSMLKTADINFAIFPLSNPGIISIPLAFLLGWIVSVLDKRREDPVKQAEMEVRSLTGVGAEKAVHH comes from the coding sequence ATGGTCCACCTCGAAGCCGCCACGACCTCGCCGGGCGAGCCCTGGCTCAACATCGCCATCTTCGGCGCCTTCGTCGCCATCACGATGGTCATCGTGTTCCGCGCCAGCCGGAACAACAAGACCGCCGCCGACTACTACGCCGCAGGCCGCTCGTTCACGGGCAGCCAGAACGGCTCGGCGATCGCTGGCGACTACCTCTCGGCGGCGTCGTTCCTCGGCATCGTCGGCGCGATCGCGATGACGGGCTACGACGGGTTCCTCTACTCCATCGGCTTCCTCGTGGCGTGGCTCGTGGCCCTGCTGCTCGTGGCCGAGCTGCTGCGCAACACCGGCAAGTACACGATGGCCGACGTGCTGTCGTTCCGGCTCAAGCAGCGCCCGGTGCGCATCGCCGCCGCGACGACCACGCTCGTCGTCTGCTTCTTCTACCTGCTCGCGCAGATGGCTGGTGCCGGCGGGCTCGTGTCGCTGCTGCTGGGCATCCGCGACCAGGTCGGCCAGGCCGTCGTCATCACGGTCGTCGGCGCGCTCATGATCCTCTACGTGCTCGTCGGCGGCATGAAGGGCACGACCTGGGTGCAGATCATCAAGGCCGTCCTGCTCATCGCGGGCGCCGGCGTCATGACCGTCTGGGTGCTCGCGCTCAACGGCTTCGACTTCTCGGCGCTGCTCGACCGCGCGGTCGAGGTCGCGGGCAACCCGGCGATCCTCGAGCCGGGCCTGAAGTACGGCGTGTCGGATGTCTCGAAGATCGACTTCATCTCGCTCGGCCTCGCCCTCGTGCTCGGCACCGCCGCGCTCCCGCACGTACTCATGCGGTTCTACACGGTGCCCACGGCCAAGGAGGCGCGCAAGTCGGTCGTCTGGGCGATCTGGCTCATCGGCATCTTCTACGTGTTCACGCTCGTGCTCGGCTACGGCGCGGCGGCCCTCGTGGGTCCCGAGGTCATCGCGGCGGCGCCCGGCGGCCCGAACTCGGCGGCTCCGCTGCTCGCGTTCGCGCTCGGCGGACCGCTGCTGCTCGGCGTCATCTCGGCGGTCGCGTTCGCGACGATCCTCGCGGTCGTCGCGGGCCTCACGATCACCGCGGCCGCCTCGTTCGCGCACGACATCTACGCGTCGGTCGTGAAGAAGGGCAAGCCCGAGCCGGGCGCCGAGGTGAAGGTCGCGCGCCGCACGGTGGTCATCATCGGCATCGTCGCGATCCTCGGCGGCATCGGCGCCAACGGCCAGAACATCGCGTTCCTGGTGGCGCTGGCGTTCGCCGTGGCCGCGTCCGCGAACCTGCCGACCATCGTGTACTCGCTGTTCTGGAAGGGCTTCACCACGCGCGGCGCCCTCTGGAGCATGTACGGCGGCCTGATCTCGGCGATCGTGCTCATCGCGTTCTCGCCGGTCGTGTCGGGCTCCGAGACGTCGATGCTCAAGACCGCGGACATCAACTTCGCGATCTTCCCGCTGTCGAACCCGGGCATCATCTCGATCCCGCTCGCCTTCCTGCTCGGCTGGATCGTGAGCGTGCTCGACAAGCGCCGTGAAGACCCGGTCAAGCAGGCCGAGATGGAGGTGCGCTCGCTCACGGGCGTCGGCGCCGAGAAGGCGGTGCACCACTAG
- a CDS encoding HIRAN domain-containing protein produces the protein MFFKKRAPSLPRIREGSSHVIVVGDEYFGNPFTRMKTAEVPGELRREPANRHDRNAIAVHLNGSQVGYLSAARAAKYAPMLDALGGAALVTLRISQGEAWVKLPSPK, from the coding sequence ATGTTCTTCAAGAAGCGGGCTCCATCACTCCCAAGGATCCGAGAGGGTTCTTCGCATGTGATCGTTGTTGGCGACGAGTACTTTGGCAACCCGTTCACGCGGATGAAGACCGCCGAGGTGCCCGGGGAGCTTCGACGGGAGCCTGCAAACCGGCACGACCGCAACGCAATCGCCGTTCACCTCAACGGCTCGCAGGTGGGCTATCTCTCGGCGGCGCGGGCAGCCAAGTACGCTCCAATGCTCGATGCGCTGGGCGGTGCTGCGCTGGTCACTCTCCGCATCAGCCAGGGCGAGGCCTGGGTAAAGCTCCCGTCGCCCAAGTAG
- the lpdA gene encoding dihydrolipoyl dehydrogenase, whose translation MAQQFDVVVLGAGPGGYVAAIRAAQLGLKVAVVEERYWGGVCLNVGCIPSKALLRNAELAHIFHDQAATFGISGDVSFDFGVAFDRSRQVSEKHVKGVHFLMKKNGITEFDGRGTFRDANSLDVTKADGTVETLAFRNAIIATGSKVRLLPGVQLSQNVVTYEEQILTRELPRSIAIVGAGPIGMEFAYVMRNYGVEVTVIEFLDRALPNEDVEVSKEITRQYRNLGIPILASTKVETVVDQGSSVAVTYTGADGQPGSLEVEKALISVGFAPNVEGFGLENTGVQLTERGAIAIDERMRTNVPHIFAIGDVTAKLMLAHVAEAQGVVAAETIGDAETMEFGDYRMMPRATFCSPQVASFGLTEQQARDEGHDVVVAKFPFTANGKANGLGDPVGFVKLVADTQHLELLGGHLVGPDVSELLPELTLAQKWDLGALELARNVHTHPTLSEALQESFHGLVGHMINM comes from the coding sequence ATGGCCCAACAGTTCGATGTCGTCGTCCTCGGTGCGGGTCCCGGCGGGTACGTCGCCGCCATCCGCGCCGCACAACTCGGCCTCAAGGTGGCCGTCGTCGAGGAGCGGTACTGGGGCGGTGTCTGCCTCAACGTCGGCTGCATCCCCTCGAAGGCGCTCTTGCGCAATGCCGAGCTCGCGCACATCTTCCACGACCAGGCCGCGACCTTCGGCATCTCGGGCGACGTGTCGTTCGACTTCGGCGTCGCGTTCGACCGGAGCCGCCAGGTGTCGGAGAAGCACGTCAAGGGCGTGCACTTCCTGATGAAGAAGAACGGGATCACCGAGTTCGACGGGCGCGGCACGTTCCGCGACGCGAACTCGCTCGACGTGACCAAGGCCGACGGCACGGTCGAGACGCTCGCGTTCCGCAACGCGATCATCGCGACCGGATCCAAGGTGCGGCTCCTGCCCGGCGTGCAGCTCTCGCAGAACGTCGTCACCTACGAGGAGCAGATCCTCACCCGCGAGCTGCCCCGTTCGATCGCGATCGTCGGCGCGGGCCCGATCGGCATGGAGTTCGCCTACGTGATGCGGAACTACGGCGTCGAGGTCACGGTCATCGAGTTCCTCGACCGCGCGCTCCCCAACGAGGATGTCGAGGTGTCGAAGGAGATCACCCGTCAGTACCGCAACCTCGGGATCCCGATCCTCGCGTCGACGAAGGTCGAGACGGTCGTCGATCAGGGATCGTCCGTCGCCGTGACGTACACGGGCGCCGACGGACAGCCCGGCTCGCTCGAGGTCGAGAAGGCGCTCATCTCGGTCGGGTTCGCGCCGAACGTCGAGGGCTTCGGGCTCGAGAACACCGGGGTACAGCTCACCGAGCGCGGCGCGATCGCCATCGACGAGCGGATGCGCACGAACGTGCCGCACATCTTCGCGATCGGCGACGTCACCGCCAAGCTCATGCTCGCCCACGTCGCCGAGGCCCAGGGCGTCGTCGCGGCCGAGACGATCGGCGACGCCGAGACCATGGAGTTCGGCGACTACCGGATGATGCCGCGCGCGACGTTCTGCTCGCCGCAGGTCGCGAGCTTCGGCCTCACCGAGCAGCAGGCCCGCGACGAGGGGCACGACGTGGTCGTCGCCAAGTTCCCGTTCACCGCGAACGGCAAGGCGAACGGCCTCGGCGACCCGGTGGGGTTCGTGAAGCTCGTCGCCGACACGCAGCACCTCGAGCTCCTCGGCGGTCACCTCGTCGGCCCCGACGTCTCGGAGCTGCTGCCCGAACTCACGCTGGCCCAGAAGTGGGACCTCGGGGCCCTCGAGCTCGCGCGCAACGTGCACACCCACCCGACGCTGTCGGAGGCGCTGCAGGAGTCGTTCCACGGGCTCGTCGGGCACATGATCAACATGTGA
- a CDS encoding DMT family transporter — translation MDTRTSTPNTAAAPSVSTSASPRRRVGGLRTWAQFLAAGLVWGASFLFIAVALTGLSFTQVAWARVVLGAVTLGLVVLVSRPRVDGGPVLPREPVVWLHFLVIGVTGCVVPFLLFAWAQQSVTSSMASILNATTPIMTAIIATLAFRVERLDASRWLGVLVGIIGVAIIIAPWNTELGGDLAGQLAILGATACYGVMFGYTRRFLSGRPIAATTFAFLQVGTAGAVMLLLTPWLAAGPVRLDAAIVVCLAVLGIAGTGLAYVWNIGVIRDWGPTNASTVTYVTPVVGVVLGVLILREPLTWNEPVGALVVMAGILLAQGRVRMPRRATARA, via the coding sequence GTGGACACCCGAACCTCGACCCCGAACACCGCCGCCGCGCCATCCGTCTCCACCTCGGCCTCGCCGCGGCGCCGCGTCGGCGGCCTCCGCACGTGGGCGCAGTTCCTCGCCGCGGGCCTCGTGTGGGGCGCGAGCTTCCTCTTCATCGCCGTCGCGCTGACCGGACTCTCGTTCACCCAGGTCGCCTGGGCGCGCGTCGTGCTCGGGGCCGTCACACTGGGCCTCGTGGTGCTCGTCAGCCGCCCTCGCGTCGACGGCGGCCCGGTGCTGCCGCGCGAACCGGTCGTCTGGCTGCACTTCCTCGTCATCGGGGTGACCGGATGCGTCGTCCCGTTCCTCCTGTTCGCATGGGCGCAGCAGTCGGTGACCTCGAGCATGGCCTCGATCCTCAACGCGACCACGCCGATCATGACGGCGATCATCGCGACGCTCGCCTTCCGGGTGGAGCGCCTCGACGCGTCCCGATGGCTCGGGGTGCTGGTCGGCATCATCGGCGTGGCGATCATCATCGCGCCGTGGAACACGGAGCTCGGCGGCGACCTCGCGGGCCAGCTCGCGATCCTCGGTGCGACCGCGTGCTACGGCGTGATGTTCGGGTACACGCGGCGGTTCCTGAGCGGACGGCCCATCGCGGCGACGACGTTCGCGTTCCTGCAGGTCGGCACGGCCGGCGCCGTCATGCTGCTGCTGACGCCATGGCTCGCGGCGGGGCCGGTCCGGCTCGACGCGGCGATCGTGGTGTGCCTCGCGGTCCTCGGCATCGCCGGCACGGGGCTCGCCTATGTGTGGAACATCGGCGTCATCCGCGACTGGGGGCCCACCAACGCGTCGACGGTCACGTACGTGACGCCGGTCGTCGGGGTGGTGCTGGGCGTGCTGATCCTGCGCGAGCCGCTGACGTGGAACGAACCGGTGGGAGCGCTCGTCGTCATGGCCGGCATCCTGCTGGCGCAGGGCCGGGTGCGGATGCCGCGCCGCGCCACCGCACGCGCCTGA
- a CDS encoding heavy-metal-associated domain-containing protein — protein MSEREYQVTGMTCGHCELSVREEVEQLPGVTDIRVSASAGRLAITAPADLDDAGVIAAVEEAGYAAVRV, from the coding sequence ATGAGCGAGCGCGAGTACCAGGTGACCGGCATGACCTGCGGCCACTGCGAGCTGTCGGTGCGCGAAGAGGTCGAGCAGCTCCCCGGCGTCACGGACATCCGCGTGTCCGCGTCCGCCGGACGGCTCGCGATCACCGCCCCGGCCGACCTCGACGACGCCGGCGTCATCGCCGCGGTCGAGGAGGCCGGCTACGCCGCCGTGCGCGTCTGA
- a CDS encoding heavy-metal-associated domain-containing protein, with the protein MHTAARLGLFAAGAAAVFTVALVAAPLIIPADASAAWTSNEDEHMDTTEVGHGAHAGAAASGSAPIAAADVRGLSVSQRGYTLAALGAPTAADEAGEISFAIADASGAPLTAYQTAHEKRLHLIVVRTDGAHFRHVHPELADDGTWTVPFTFDAAGTYRVFADFVPAALAETVTLTSTVEVAGAFAPEPRTADSTTATVDGITVELAGDLAAGAERELTFTVTRGGEPVTTLEPYLGAYGHLVALRQGDLAYLHVHPMGEPGDGVTDPGPEIAFMATAPTAGRYLLYLDLQLDGRVLSVPFVLTATGEATDGADGGGHDDEASLKPAEPAHAEEHG; encoded by the coding sequence GTGCACACGGCAGCCAGGCTGGGGCTGTTCGCGGCGGGTGCGGCCGCGGTCTTCACCGTCGCACTCGTCGCGGCCCCGCTCATCATCCCGGCCGACGCGTCGGCCGCCTGGACCTCGAACGAGGACGAGCACATGGACACCACCGAAGTCGGGCACGGCGCGCACGCCGGCGCCGCGGCATCCGGATCGGCGCCGATCGCCGCCGCCGACGTGCGAGGCCTGTCGGTCTCGCAGCGCGGCTACACGCTCGCGGCACTCGGCGCACCGACGGCGGCCGACGAGGCCGGCGAGATCTCGTTCGCGATCGCGGATGCCTCGGGCGCCCCGCTCACGGCCTACCAGACCGCCCATGAGAAGCGGTTGCACCTCATCGTCGTGCGCACCGACGGCGCGCACTTCCGCCACGTGCACCCCGAGCTCGCCGACGACGGCACGTGGACGGTCCCCTTCACGTTCGACGCGGCCGGCACGTACCGCGTCTTCGCCGACTTCGTCCCCGCGGCGCTCGCCGAGACCGTCACGCTGACGAGCACGGTCGAGGTCGCCGGCGCCTTCGCGCCCGAGCCGCGCACAGCCGACTCGACCACGGCGACCGTCGACGGCATCACGGTCGAACTGGCCGGCGACCTCGCAGCGGGCGCCGAGCGCGAACTCACCTTCACCGTCACGCGCGGCGGCGAACCCGTGACGACGCTCGAGCCGTACCTCGGCGCCTACGGGCACCTCGTCGCGCTGCGGCAGGGCGATCTCGCCTACCTGCACGTGCACCCCATGGGCGAGCCCGGCGACGGCGTCACCGACCCCGGACCCGAGATCGCCTTCATGGCGACGGCGCCCACGGCCGGGCGGTACCTGCTCTACCTCGACCTGCAGCTCGACGGTCGGGTGCTCAGCGTGCCGTTCGTGCTCACCGCGACCGGCGAGGCGACGGACGGCGCCGACGGCGGCGGGCACGACGACGAGGCGTCGCTCAAGCCCGCGGAGCCGGCGCACGCGGAGGAGCACGGATGA
- a CDS encoding heavy metal translocating P-type ATPase, whose product MTTDLATSGPAEANAERTLELEIGGMTCASCAMRIEKKLNKLDGVTATVNYATEKARVTAPDGVGTAELIATVEAAGYRAELPAPPAPPVPTAGDDTGARSGAESRADAELRSLRTRLIASVVLSVPVILLAMVPAWQFTYWQWASLALAAPVVTWAAWPFHRAALVNLRHGAATMDTLVSLGVTAAFAWSLYALFLGTAGEPGMVHGFELTVAPSDGAANLYLEVAAGVTMFVLLGRYLEKRSKRAAGAALRALLELGAKDVAVLRDGVETRIAVEQLAVGDEFVVRPGEKIATDGVVVDGRSAIDASLVTGESVPVEVEAGDAVIGATVNAGGRLVVRATRVGADTQLAQMARLVEDAQAGKAQVQRLADRVAGVFVPVVILIAVGTLGMWLGGGFPPEAAFTAAVAVLIIACPCALGLATPTALLVGTGRGAQLGVLIKGPEVLESTRRVDTIVLDKTGTVTSGRMSLAGVHAADGVDEAELLRLSGALEHASEHPVAKAIADGAAARVGALPTPESFENRPGLGVHGIVDGRLVLVGRPALLAEWAIEPDARVAASVVAAEAEGRTAVIVAWDGAVRGALSVADAVKPTSADAVARLRGLGLEPILLTGDNETVARRVAAEVGIERVIAEVLPADKAAVVAQLQGEGRSVAMVGDGVNDAAALAQADLGIAMGTGSDVAIEAADLTLVRGDLLAAVDAIRLSRRTLGVIRGNLFWAFAYNVAAIPLAALGLLNPMLAGAAMAFSSVFVVGNSLRLRAFRSALGNTGA is encoded by the coding sequence ATGACGACCGATCTCGCGACATCCGGCCCCGCCGAGGCGAATGCCGAGCGCACGCTCGAACTCGAGATCGGCGGCATGACCTGCGCGTCGTGCGCCATGCGCATCGAGAAGAAGCTGAACAAGCTCGACGGCGTCACCGCAACGGTCAATTACGCGACCGAGAAGGCGCGCGTGACGGCGCCCGACGGCGTCGGCACCGCCGAGCTCATCGCGACCGTGGAGGCCGCGGGGTACCGGGCGGAGCTGCCGGCGCCGCCCGCGCCGCCCGTGCCGACCGCTGGTGATGACACGGGCGCCCGCAGCGGTGCGGAGTCCCGCGCCGACGCCGAGCTGCGCTCGCTGCGCACGCGACTCATCGCCTCGGTCGTGCTGAGCGTCCCGGTGATCCTCCTCGCGATGGTCCCCGCCTGGCAGTTCACGTACTGGCAGTGGGCGTCGCTCGCGCTCGCCGCACCGGTCGTGACGTGGGCGGCCTGGCCGTTCCACCGCGCCGCGCTCGTCAACCTGCGCCACGGCGCCGCCACGATGGACACGCTCGTCTCGCTCGGCGTGACCGCCGCGTTCGCGTGGTCGCTCTACGCACTTTTCCTCGGCACGGCGGGCGAGCCCGGCATGGTGCACGGGTTCGAGCTCACGGTCGCGCCGAGCGACGGCGCCGCGAACCTCTACCTCGAGGTCGCCGCGGGCGTGACGATGTTCGTGCTCCTCGGCCGCTATCTCGAGAAGCGCTCGAAGCGCGCGGCGGGCGCCGCCCTGCGCGCGCTGCTCGAGCTCGGCGCGAAGGACGTCGCCGTGCTCCGTGACGGCGTCGAGACGCGAATCGCCGTCGAGCAGCTCGCTGTCGGCGACGAGTTCGTCGTGCGCCCCGGCGAGAAGATCGCGACCGACGGCGTCGTGGTCGACGGCCGGAGCGCGATCGACGCGTCGCTCGTGACCGGCGAGTCGGTGCCCGTCGAGGTCGAGGCCGGCGACGCCGTCATCGGCGCGACGGTCAACGCGGGCGGGCGGCTCGTGGTGCGCGCCACCCGAGTCGGCGCTGACACGCAGCTCGCGCAGATGGCCCGGCTCGTCGAGGACGCGCAAGCCGGCAAGGCGCAGGTGCAGCGGCTCGCCGACCGCGTCGCGGGCGTGTTCGTTCCCGTCGTCATCCTGATCGCCGTCGGCACGCTGGGCATGTGGCTCGGCGGCGGCTTCCCGCCCGAGGCGGCATTCACGGCCGCGGTCGCGGTGCTCATCATCGCGTGCCCGTGCGCACTCGGCCTCGCGACGCCGACGGCGCTGCTCGTCGGCACCGGCCGCGGCGCGCAGCTCGGCGTGCTCATCAAGGGACCCGAGGTGCTCGAGTCCACGCGCCGTGTCGACACGATCGTGCTCGACAAGACGGGCACGGTCACGAGCGGGCGGATGTCGCTCGCCGGGGTCCACGCCGCCGACGGCGTCGACGAGGCCGAGCTGCTGCGCCTCTCGGGCGCCCTCGAGCATGCGTCCGAGCACCCGGTTGCGAAGGCGATCGCGGATGGCGCAGCGGCGCGTGTCGGCGCCCTGCCGACGCCCGAGTCCTTCGAGAACCGTCCGGGGCTCGGCGTGCACGGCATCGTCGACGGGCGCCTCGTGCTCGTGGGCCGGCCCGCGCTGCTCGCCGAGTGGGCGATCGAGCCCGACGCGCGGGTCGCGGCATCCGTCGTCGCCGCCGAGGCCGAGGGTCGCACCGCGGTGATCGTCGCGTGGGACGGCGCCGTGCGCGGCGCGCTCAGCGTCGCCGACGCCGTCAAGCCCACGAGCGCCGACGCCGTCGCGCGCCTGCGTGGGCTCGGACTCGAGCCGATCCTGCTCACGGGCGACAACGAGACGGTCGCCCGGCGGGTCGCGGCCGAGGTCGGCATCGAGCGCGTGATCGCCGAGGTACTCCCCGCCGACAAGGCGGCCGTGGTCGCCCAGTTGCAGGGCGAGGGCCGCTCGGTCGCGATGGTCGGCGACGGGGTCAACGACGCGGCCGCGCTCGCACAGGCCGACCTCGGCATCGCGATGGGCACGGGCAGCGACGTCGCGATCGAGGCCGCCGACCTCACGCTCGTGCGCGGCGACCTGCTCGCGGCGGTCGATGCGATCCGGCTGTCCCGCCGCACGCTCGGCGTCATCCGGGGCAACCTGTTCTGGGCGTTCGCCTACAACGTCGCGGCGATCCCGCTCGCGGCCCTCGGCCTGCTCAACCCCATGCTGGCGGGGGCGGCGATGGCGTTCTCGAGCGTGTTCGTCGTCGGCAACAGCCTGCGCCTGCGCGCCTTCCGCTCGGCGCTCGGGAACACCGGCGCCTGA
- a CDS encoding chorismate mutase translates to MTAETPAAPIDERDAAMTELLGIRSSIDNIDAALIHLLAERFKFTQQVGRLKAEHGLPPSDPDREKRQIARLRSLAEDAHLDPAFAEKWFNFVVAEVIRHHEELADANGAEGL, encoded by the coding sequence ATGACCGCCGAGACCCCTGCCGCCCCGATCGACGAGCGCGACGCCGCGATGACGGAGCTGCTCGGCATCCGCTCGAGCATCGACAACATCGATGCGGCGCTCATCCACCTCCTCGCCGAGCGGTTCAAGTTCACGCAGCAGGTCGGGCGCCTGAAGGCCGAGCACGGCCTGCCGCCGAGCGATCCCGACCGCGAGAAGCGCCAGATCGCTCGGTTGCGCTCGCTCGCCGAGGACGCCCACCTCGATCCGGCGTTCGCCGAGAAGTGGTTCAACTTCGTGGTCGCCGAGGTCATCCGTCACCACGAGGAACTCGCCGACGCGAACGGCGCGGAGGGCCTGTGA